The Dendropsophus ebraccatus isolate aDenEbr1 chromosome 3, aDenEbr1.pat, whole genome shotgun sequence genome includes a region encoding these proteins:
- the LOC138786608 gene encoding serine/threonine-protein kinase SBK1-like, producing the protein MASGNVHSIMEGLVSVASQNLQKIDLQKTYQIIREIGHGGYGYVLMVKEKKTGQELAMKLLHRRKTTKFSFLKEVSTCFFLSSHPNIICISGVGFKTGDYFGYTQELAPHGDLFEMIPPNEGLPEDIVKRCAVQIASALDFMESKELVHLDIKPENILVFHKDCHLIKITDFGLSQVKGLTTIKSSGTTSFMAPEMSQVSDHSPLVIDSSLDVWSFGVLLYNLLTDPTDEEFCNFVEWQNSGRMDPPSPWRGLPPGVLRMLSGLLAIDCKKRSKCTEVLVFQDECWKEDFSEIEGADSMDNDSAEESGPADVHNSNVSTTSVLGVESWHLTSGNCHGEEHPDHGTDITQSPLMFIDDEISVYLGAEVEIG; encoded by the exons ATGGCTTCTGGTAATGTACATTCCATCATGGAGGGTCTGGTCTCTGTGGCCTCCCAGAACCTGCAGAAGATAGATCTACAGAAGACATATCAAATAATCCGGGAAATTGGACACGGCGGCTATGGATATGTTCTTATGGTGAAGGAGAAGAAGACAG GTCAAGAATTGGCCATGAAGCTCCTGCATAGGAGGAAGACTACAAAGTTCTCCTTCCTTAAGGAGGTTAGTACATGCTTCTTCCTGTCATCCCATCCCAATATTATTTGCATAAGTGGCGTTGGATTCAAGACCGGAGACTATTTCGGATACACCCAGGAGCTGGCACCACACGGAGATCTTTTTGAAATGATTCCACCTAAT GAAGGACTCCCAGAAGACATCGTAAAGAGATGCGCGGTTCAGATCGCCAGTGCCCTGGACTTCATGGAGAGTAAGGAGCTGGTTCATCTAGACATAAAACCAGAGAACATCCTGGTGTTCCATAAGGACTGCCACCTTATCAAAATTACAGACTTTGGACTTTCGCAGGTCAAGGGATTAACAACTATCAAAAGTTCAGGCACCACCTCATTTATGGCGCCAGAGATGAGCCAAGTTTCCGACCACAGTCCGTTAGTCATCGACTCGTCTCTGGACGTCTGGTCATTTGGGGTTCTTCTATACAACTTGCTGACCGATCCCACTGATGAAGAATTCTGTAATTTTGTTGAGTGGCAGAACAGTGGAAGAATGGACCCACCGTCTCCATGGAGGGGACTTCCACCTGGCGTACTAAGAATGTTGAGCGGTCTCTTAGCCATAGACTGTAAGAAAAGAAGCAAATGCACTGAGGTGTTGGTGTTTCAGGATGAATGCTGGAAGGAGGATTTCTCAGAAATTGAAGGAGCAGATTCAATGGACAACGATTCAGCTGAGGAATCTGGTCCAGCAGACGTCCATAACAGCAACGTCTCTACCACATCAGTCCTTGGTGTGGAGTCTTGGCATTTGACCTCTGGCAATTGTCATGGTGAGGAGCATCCAGACCATGGGACGGACATCACTCAATCTCCATTAATGTTCATAGATGACGAAATATCGGTCTATCTCGGGGCAGAAGTGGAAATTGGATGA